One Nostoc sp. UHCC 0302 DNA window includes the following coding sequences:
- a CDS encoding response regulator: protein MRITTKCIGSSVIVLGLVASTQIGGDLFIRQAEQKSQDTQAKTTQALTTILQINVSLNNEVAALKDMILLRRDASNLVKYQEALSGFTKNLAELKNLKPEINSELVKISDRHSLLANLIIELTNQSNTDKPLELAESQQDFRVINAFSRDIELYLKLLTQKLQQQDTLAKQEFNNFKQTTQLARQILLLSILLVFVGQLLLILLPVIRSIQKLQQGAAKIGDGNLEYRLNIHTEDEIQELAEAFNRMAGTLAESYRSLELKKELADTANRAKSEFLANMSHELRTPLNGILGYAQILQRDKTLTDKQQDGLRIIHQCGSHLLTLINDILDLSKIEAQRMELYKSDFHFPAFLQSVVEICRIRADQKGISFIYQPTSELPIGIWADEKRLRQVLINLLGNAIKFTEKGGVRFTISFVDQFLVNESDQKPIHKIRFQIIDTGIGMSQEQVAKIFLPFEQVGEVKKQSEGTGLGLAISQRIVQLMDSTIQVKSEIGQGSTFWIDLDLQESVDWMESARVMSADKIVGIATGQRKILIVDDKWENRSVVINLLDEIGFEIIEASDGQEGLDKAMQFLPDLIITDLTMPVMDGFELTRRLRQQEEFQELIIIVSSASVFESDQHKSLGVGADDFLPKPVHTDDLLQKLEKYLQIKWVYETVPEKPVNGTLNTIHNKNSSIVTAESTIVGITGNKRKVLIVDDNEENRSIIVNLLSDIGFEITEATNGQDGLAQTVEFKPDLIITDLFMPVMNGLEMIRNLRMLSFDNLPIIVSSASVFESDQHESLEVGGDEFLPKPVQATELFQKLQKHLKFEWIYDFPQSQEGVKETQNLKVISADSSLSNTYLISPPPEEIEKLFELAMRGNIKGIREQAQKLKLLDEKFILFAEQLEQLAKSFQIEKIREFIQPYRGEEQ, encoded by the coding sequence ATGCGGATAACGACCAAATGTATTGGGTCCTCTGTGATCGTTCTGGGATTGGTTGCCTCTACCCAAATTGGAGGCGACCTCTTTATCAGGCAAGCAGAACAAAAATCACAAGATACCCAGGCAAAAACTACTCAGGCTTTGACGACTATCCTGCAAATAAACGTCTCTTTGAATAACGAAGTAGCCGCGCTTAAGGATATGATCTTGCTCAGACGCGATGCTTCCAATCTAGTGAAATATCAGGAAGCTCTATCTGGATTTACTAAAAATTTGGCTGAGTTAAAAAATTTAAAGCCAGAAATAAATTCAGAGTTAGTCAAGATCAGCGATCGCCATAGCTTGCTTGCTAATCTAATAATCGAATTAACTAATCAATCTAACACAGATAAGCCCTTAGAATTAGCTGAATCCCAACAGGATTTTCGAGTAATCAACGCTTTTTCTCGCGATATTGAACTCTACTTAAAGTTATTAACTCAAAAGCTTCAGCAACAGGATACTTTAGCGAAGCAAGAATTTAATAATTTTAAACAGACTACTCAACTTGCCAGACAAATTCTGCTTTTGTCCATTCTTCTAGTTTTTGTAGGTCAGTTATTGCTAATCCTTTTACCAGTAATTCGCTCGATTCAAAAGCTACAACAGGGAGCAGCAAAAATTGGAGATGGAAATTTAGAATACCGCCTGAATATTCACACCGAAGACGAAATTCAAGAACTTGCAGAAGCTTTTAACCGAATGGCAGGAACTCTAGCTGAGTCCTATCGCTCCCTAGAGTTAAAAAAAGAACTTGCCGATACGGCAAATCGTGCCAAAAGTGAGTTTTTAGCTAACATGAGCCATGAGTTACGAACTCCTCTTAACGGTATCCTGGGTTATGCTCAAATTCTCCAACGAGATAAAACTTTAACTGATAAACAGCAAGACGGCTTAAGAATTATTCACCAATGTGGTTCACACCTATTAACACTAATTAACGACATTCTAGATTTATCCAAAATAGAAGCCCAGAGAATGGAACTTTACAAAAGTGACTTTCATTTTCCAGCGTTTCTCCAGAGTGTAGTAGAAATTTGCCGTATTCGTGCTGACCAAAAAGGCATTTCATTCATTTACCAACCAACTTCAGAACTACCTATTGGCATTTGGGCAGATGAAAAACGATTGCGACAAGTCTTAATTAATCTACTAGGTAATGCCATTAAATTTACCGAGAAAGGAGGAGTGAGATTTACTATTAGTTTTGTTGACCAATTCTTAGTAAATGAAAGTGATCAAAAACCAATTCATAAAATTCGATTTCAAATCATCGATACGGGAATTGGCATGAGTCAAGAACAAGTAGCAAAAATATTTTTACCATTTGAGCAAGTCGGAGAGGTTAAAAAGCAATCAGAAGGTACTGGATTAGGTTTAGCTATTAGTCAGCGAATTGTGCAATTAATGGATAGTACAATCCAAGTAAAAAGTGAAATAGGTCAAGGCAGCACTTTTTGGATTGACTTGGATTTGCAAGAATCAGTGGATTGGATGGAATCAGCTAGAGTCATGTCTGCTGACAAAATTGTCGGAATTGCCACTGGTCAAAGGAAAATCTTAATTGTGGACGATAAGTGGGAAAACCGTTCTGTTGTTATAAATCTACTAGATGAAATTGGATTTGAAATTATAGAGGCAAGTGACGGCCAAGAAGGCTTAGATAAAGCTATGCAATTTCTACCTGATTTAATCATTACAGACCTGACAATGCCCGTAATGGATGGCTTTGAATTAACACGCCGCCTCCGTCAGCAAGAGGAGTTTCAGGAGTTGATCATCATAGTTTCATCTGCTAGTGTGTTTGAATCTGATCAACACAAAAGTTTAGGAGTTGGTGCAGATGATTTTCTACCTAAACCTGTACACACTGATGATTTACTTCAGAAGTTAGAAAAATATTTACAAATTAAATGGGTTTATGAAACTGTACCAGAAAAACCTGTAAATGGGACACTAAATACTATCCATAACAAAAATAGTTCTATCGTAACTGCTGAAAGTACAATTGTTGGGATTACTGGCAATAAGCGGAAAGTTTTGATTGTAGATGACAATGAGGAAAACCGTTCTATTATTGTTAATTTATTAAGTGATATTGGTTTTGAAATAACCGAGGCAACTAATGGTCAAGACGGCTTAGCTCAAACAGTCGAGTTTAAACCTGATTTAATTATCACTGACTTGTTTATGCCAGTCATGAATGGCTTAGAAATGATCCGTAACTTGCGTATGTTGTCATTTGATAATTTACCAATAATTGTTTCATCTGCCAGTGTATTTGAATCTGACCAGCATGAGAGTTTAGAAGTAGGAGGCGACGAATTTCTGCCTAAACCAGTGCAAGCTACTGAATTGTTTCAGAAGTTACAGAAGCACTTAAAATTTGAGTGGATTTATGATTTTCCCCAGAGTCAAGAAGGAGTAAAGGAAACCCAAAATCTAAAAGTTATTTCTGCTGATTCCTCACTATCAAATACTTACTTAATTTCTCCACCACCTGAAGAAATCGAGAAACTATTTGAGTTGGCGATGAGAGGTAATATCAAAGGCATTCGAGAGCAAGCCCAAAAATTGAAACTTTTGGATGAGAAGTTTATACTATTTGCCGAACAATTAGAGCAACTTGCTAAAAGCTTTCAAATTGAAAAAATTAGGGAATTTATCCAACCATATCGAGGAGAAGAACAATGA
- the ltrA gene encoding group II intron reverse transcriptase/maturase codes for MYTSKTSFKTTVEWNAIPWRKLERKVFKLQKRIYKASQRGDVKAVRQLQKTLLHSWSAKCLAVRRVTQDNRGKKTAGVDGLKNLSPKARLILVHSLKLGEKAAPTRRVWIPKPGSKGEKRPLSIPTLYDRALQSLVKLALEPEWEARFEPNSFGFRPGRNAHDAIKAIFNTIKFKPKYVLDADIAKCFDKINHNVLLSKLNTFPTICRQIRAWLKAGVIDFSEYALREKSDNITSMGVPQGCTISPLLANIALHRMENRIKQVALTLPGRKTGNCKAISLIRFADDFVILHKDLAVIQRCQQIMAEWLNELGLELKPSKTHISHTQNMYEGNVGFDFLGFTVRQFPVGKYHSGKSSNGKLLGYKTLITPSKTKLRTHTQKIGKLIDGHKSVPQSDLIAHLNPVIRGWTNYYSGVVSKRIFNQADTTLFSQLKAWAEHRHPNKSSRWSCQKYWQTVGSDNWVFKPHNQKIRLLKHRETPIVRHIQVQGIRSPFDGDWVYWSSRMGKHPEAPTRVATLLKIQKGKCTHCGLFFHHEDLMEIDHKIPRSQGGKDSYDNLQLLHGHCHDAKTAADKVAVTVPEIDEDYLNCNPF; via the coding sequence ATGTACACATCTAAAACGAGTTTCAAGACTACGGTGGAATGGAATGCTATCCCCTGGCGAAAGCTGGAAAGGAAAGTATTCAAGTTGCAAAAGCGTATCTACAAAGCCTCTCAGCGTGGTGATGTCAAAGCAGTTCGTCAACTTCAAAAAACGTTGTTGCACTCCTGGTCAGCAAAGTGTTTGGCGGTTCGTAGGGTAACACAAGACAACCGAGGTAAGAAGACGGCAGGAGTGGACGGGTTGAAAAACTTGTCCCCAAAAGCACGTCTTATCTTAGTACATTCCCTGAAGCTAGGTGAAAAAGCCGCTCCCACTCGAAGGGTGTGGATACCAAAACCCGGCTCAAAGGGAGAAAAAAGACCCCTTTCTATACCCACTCTGTACGACCGCGCCTTGCAATCGCTAGTAAAACTAGCCCTAGAACCTGAATGGGAAGCTCGCTTCGAGCCAAACTCATTCGGTTTTCGACCAGGAAGAAACGCCCATGATGCGATTAAGGCAATATTCAACACTATTAAGTTTAAACCTAAATATGTGTTGGATGCCGATATTGCGAAATGTTTTGACAAAATTAATCACAATGTTCTGCTGTCAAAATTAAATACATTCCCTACCATTTGCCGACAAATTCGTGCATGGTTGAAAGCGGGAGTGATTGATTTCTCTGAATATGCTTTAAGAGAGAAATCTGACAACATAACATCAATGGGTGTTCCACAAGGGTGTACGATTTCGCCATTATTAGCGAATATAGCCCTTCACCGCATGGAAAATCGAATTAAACAAGTTGCTCTTACTTTACCTGGACGTAAAACAGGGAATTGTAAAGCAATAAGCTTAATCCGGTTTGCAGATGATTTTGTGATTCTGCATAAAGACCTTGCCGTTATCCAAAGATGTCAGCAGATTATGGCAGAGTGGTTAAACGAATTGGGGCTAGAATTAAAACCAAGTAAAACCCATATTTCTCATACACAAAATATGTATGAAGGTAACGTTGGTTTCGACTTTTTGGGTTTCACTGTTCGACAATTCCCGGTAGGAAAATATCATAGTGGTAAAAGCTCAAACGGAAAATTACTTGGTTACAAAACTCTTATTACTCCAAGCAAAACAAAGCTGAGGACACACACGCAGAAGATAGGTAAATTGATTGATGGGCATAAATCAGTACCACAATCTGATTTAATCGCTCATCTGAATCCCGTCATCCGTGGATGGACAAACTACTACTCAGGTGTCGTCAGTAAACGCATATTTAATCAGGCTGATACAACTTTATTCAGCCAGCTAAAAGCATGGGCAGAACATCGTCACCCTAATAAATCTTCCCGATGGAGTTGCCAAAAGTATTGGCAAACTGTAGGGTCTGATAATTGGGTATTTAAACCCCATAACCAGAAGATTCGCTTACTCAAGCACCGTGAAACTCCTATTGTGAGACACATACAAGTGCAAGGAATCCGTAGCCCATTTGATGGTGACTGGGTGTACTGGAGTTCCAGAATGGGTAAACATCCTGAAGCGCCAACAAGGGTGGCAACACTTTTGAAGATACAAAAAGGAAAGTGTACTCATTGTGGACTGTTTTTTCACCATGAAGACTTGATGGAAATCGACCATAAAATCCCCCGCTCCCAAGGCGGTAAGGATAGTTATGATAACCTTCAATTACTTCATGGACATTGCCATGATGCTAAAACGGCAGCCGATAAAGTTGCTGTTACAGTTCCAGAAATAGATGAGGATTATCTCAACTGTAATCCCTTTTAA
- a CDS encoding response regulator yields MNIPVMETGVILIVDDNPNNLEVLSETLMDTGWEILIAVNGEGAIAQAEYACPDIILLDVMMPGIDGFTACQRLKLNPVTCDIPIIFMTALSETVDKVKGLSLGAVDYITKPFEHEEVLARIKTHLQIRNLTKQLQIHNQQLQQEIADRLAVETKLQKLTQELEQRVDERTFQLSQALHNFQQAQVRLIQQEKMSTLGELVAGIAHEINNPVNFILGNLNHASEYTQNFIDLFKLYQQYYPNPEGEIQQKIDEIDIDFLMQDSPQIMSSMYKGTKRLAQMIHSLRHFSRRDDSVVQPIDIHEGIDSTLLILQYRLKANSERSEIQIIKDYGTLPPVECFPGPLNQVFMNLLANAIDAIEESLITKSNYVANLPQIAANGVNLLSVEDNGKITIRTAIHQQSSVVVIKIADNGIGMTEEVKQRLSEPMFTTKPVGKGTGLGLSISRQIIEEKHGGTLSFVSEPGKSTEFCIEIPVLSQKA; encoded by the coding sequence ATGAATATACCTGTTATGGAGACAGGGGTAATTTTGATTGTGGATGATAATCCCAATAATTTGGAAGTACTATCTGAAACATTAATGGATACAGGTTGGGAGATATTGATTGCTGTGAATGGTGAAGGAGCGATCGCTCAAGCTGAATACGCTTGTCCTGATATCATACTTTTAGATGTAATGATGCCTGGAATTGACGGATTTACAGCCTGCCAGCGTTTAAAGTTAAATCCTGTAACCTGTGATATCCCCATAATTTTTATGACAGCTCTCTCTGAAACTGTCGATAAAGTAAAGGGTTTGAGTTTGGGAGCAGTAGATTACATTACTAAACCGTTTGAGCATGAAGAAGTACTGGCTCGTATCAAGACACATCTACAAATCCGTAATCTAACTAAGCAACTCCAAATTCATAATCAGCAACTTCAACAAGAAATAGCCGACCGTCTTGCAGTCGAAACCAAGTTACAAAAGCTAACTCAGGAGTTAGAGCAAAGGGTAGATGAACGTACTTTTCAACTATCTCAAGCACTTCATAATTTTCAGCAAGCTCAGGTTCGTCTGATACAACAAGAAAAGATGTCAACCCTTGGTGAATTGGTTGCTGGAATTGCTCATGAAATTAACAATCCAGTTAACTTCATTTTAGGAAATCTTAATCACGCCTCAGAATACACCCAAAATTTTATTGATTTATTTAAACTTTATCAACAATATTATCCCAATCCTGAAGGAGAAATTCAGCAAAAAATAGATGAAATTGATATTGATTTCTTAATGCAAGATTCTCCGCAAATTATGTCATCTATGTACAAAGGAACAAAGCGCCTAGCACAGATGATTCATTCACTTAGGCATTTTTCACGTCGGGATGATTCAGTAGTACAACCTATAGATATTCATGAAGGTATTGATAGCACGCTATTGATTTTACAATATCGCTTAAAAGCCAACTCAGAACGTTCTGAAATTCAGATTATTAAAGATTATGGAACTTTGCCACCTGTAGAATGTTTTCCAGGCCCACTGAATCAAGTTTTTATGAATCTCCTTGCTAATGCAATAGATGCTATAGAAGAGTCATTGATAACTAAGAGCAACTATGTTGCAAACCTTCCCCAAATTGCAGCAAATGGCGTTAATTTGTTATCGGTAGAGGATAACGGAAAAATCACGATTCGCACTGCTATACATCAACAAAGTTCAGTTGTAGTAATTAAAATTGCCGATAATGGCATCGGTATGACAGAAGAAGTCAAACAACGGTTATCTGAACCAATGTTTACTACCAAACCGGTAGGAAAGGGCACAGGGTTGGGTTTATCTATAAGTCGGCAAATTATTGAGGAGAAACATGGTGGGACTCTTTCTTTTGTCTCTGAGCCGGGGAAAAGCACAGAATTTTGTATTGAAATTCCTGTACTAAGTCAAAAAGCATAA